From one Halodesulfovibrio sp. MK-HDV genomic stretch:
- the pyrF gene encoding orotidine-5'-phosphate decarboxylase: protein MANLVIALDYPDKAGAMAMAKMLKGADVWVKVGLELFTAAGPEIIGELKQMGLKVFLDMKFFDIPNTVQGAVRSSVRHGVDMVNIHLMGGERMARAAVAGLAEGSVDSGVSPILLGVTVLTSMSQEDLPKGMTTSLEDTVLSFATSGKEWGIHGVVCSGFEVDTIKKSCGNDFLCLTPGIRPVSLGDDQRRTMTPAQAVKAGSDYLVVGRPVTGADSPLHAAQEILEAMKI, encoded by the coding sequence ATGGCGAACCTTGTAATTGCGCTTGATTATCCGGACAAAGCAGGAGCGATGGCTATGGCCAAAATGCTCAAAGGTGCTGATGTTTGGGTAAAAGTGGGGCTGGAACTCTTTACAGCCGCAGGTCCTGAGATTATTGGTGAATTAAAACAGATGGGACTCAAAGTCTTTCTTGATATGAAATTCTTTGATATTCCAAATACAGTTCAAGGTGCGGTACGTTCAAGCGTGCGTCACGGTGTGGACATGGTAAATATTCATCTGATGGGCGGAGAGCGCATGGCGCGTGCTGCTGTTGCAGGGCTTGCCGAAGGTTCTGTAGATTCTGGAGTTTCACCAATTTTACTTGGTGTTACAGTGCTCACCTCCATGTCTCAGGAAGATTTACCTAAAGGGATGACAACATCACTGGAAGATACTGTTCTTTCATTTGCCACCTCCGGTAAGGAGTGGGGCATTCATGGTGTTGTGTGTTCCGGCTTTGAAGTTGATACAATCAAAAAGTCTTGCGGGAACGATTTCCTCTGTTTGACTCCGGGCATTCGTCCTGTTTCTCTTGGTGATGACCAGAGACGTACTATGACTCCGGCACAGGCTGTGAAAGCCGGATCAGATTATCTGGTTGTAGGACGTCCCGTAACTGGCGCTGACTCTCCGTTGCACGCTGCACAGGAGATTTTGGAGGCCATGAAGATATAA
- a CDS encoding TIGR03905 family TSCPD domain-containing protein, translated as MYSFVPTGVCAKQIMFDVTDGVIHDVQFVKGCPGSLSAISKLLEGKPVDDVIPILKGTPCGTKDTSCPDRLAEALEDIQNGNAAQYEMKPAANGFNPFS; from the coding sequence ATGTATTCTTTTGTTCCAACCGGTGTCTGTGCTAAGCAGATCATGTTCGACGTTACTGATGGCGTCATCCACGATGTACAATTTGTAAAAGGCTGTCCAGGCTCCCTTTCCGCTATTAGTAAATTGCTTGAAGGTAAACCTGTGGACGACGTTATTCCGATCCTCAAAGGTACCCCTTGCGGCACTAAAGACACTTCTTGTCCTGACAGACTTGCAGAAGCGCTTGAAGACATTCAGAACGGCAATGCTGCTCAGTACGAAATGAAGCCAGCTGCCAACGGATTCAACCCGTTCTCTTAG
- a CDS encoding lipopolysaccharide assembly protein LapB: MGLQEMASPEDREPIKGIFSTQEVRQVDTGTGIRKSVQKTFWFVEELDGKIEVQPLNANYIPAGKKRFITIEDVIGRFQPEPEFYVTTVFPKMQELADTVDRADGHRDSGENFTAEFEYGNALQVDEENVRANFGLGLTYLDRGETSKANNIFERLVKLDAAFEKKHKHLFNDFGINLRKNKMTKQALEYYDRALELSGGDDHLFYNIARAHFEKKDYARCVDFLLKAINSNPDFEVVLKFFVWLLDKGLVPEERLSEVRTVVRTAEIAAKRKEEVTSAVGDGIQLEQSKADEAIPTVEDVFANDDDDDLLLQQ, encoded by the coding sequence GTGGGATTACAAGAAATGGCTTCTCCGGAAGATAGAGAACCTATTAAAGGCATCTTTTCTACACAGGAAGTAAGGCAGGTTGATACCGGTACTGGCATTCGTAAGTCCGTGCAAAAAACTTTCTGGTTTGTAGAAGAGTTGGATGGAAAAATCGAAGTTCAACCTCTTAACGCAAACTATATCCCAGCCGGGAAAAAGCGTTTTATTACCATTGAAGATGTCATTGGTCGTTTTCAACCGGAACCTGAGTTTTATGTAACTACAGTGTTCCCGAAAATGCAGGAACTTGCTGATACTGTTGACCGTGCAGACGGTCATAGAGACAGCGGCGAGAATTTTACTGCAGAATTTGAATATGGCAATGCACTTCAGGTAGATGAAGAAAACGTTCGTGCTAACTTCGGTCTTGGTCTTACCTATCTTGACCGTGGCGAAACCAGCAAAGCTAATAATATCTTTGAACGACTTGTTAAACTGGATGCTGCTTTTGAGAAAAAGCATAAGCATTTGTTTAACGACTTTGGTATTAATCTTCGCAAAAACAAAATGACCAAGCAGGCTCTTGAGTACTATGACAGAGCGCTTGAATTGTCCGGTGGTGATGATCACCTGTTCTACAATATTGCCCGTGCTCACTTTGAAAAGAAAGATTACGCTCGGTGTGTAGATTTTCTTCTGAAGGCTATTAATAGCAATCCAGATTTTGAAGTGGTTCTTAAGTTCTTTGTATGGCTTCTCGATAAAGGCCTTGTGCCGGAAGAGCGTCTCAGCGAAGTACGCACTGTCGTACGTACCGCTGAGATAGCAGCCAAAAGAAAAGAGGAAGTTACGTCGGCTGTCGGTGACGGCATCCAGCTCGAGCAGAGTAAAGCAGACGAGGCCATCCCGACCGTTGAAGATGTTTTTGCAAATGATGACGACGATGATCTGCTGTTACAGCAGTAG
- the gmk gene encoding guanylate kinase has protein sequence MTLDISGKATRDFDVIGRRGIVLVLCAPSGTGKTTLSKRLLKEFPRFSFSISYTTRQPRKGEVHGKDYYFISEEEFCEKRDAGYFAEWAEVHGKFYGTPKEATLDMLQQGNDIIFDIDVQGASQLYGNLKQGCYVFLLPPSRDELEKRLRGRGTDDEQTIMNRIANAQKELEQAHWFNAWIVNDNLDKAYDQLRSAYIAATLSPQSSPDLVSYIMEDWS, from the coding sequence ATGACTCTTGATATTTCCGGTAAGGCCACTAGAGATTTTGATGTTATTGGCCGCCGAGGAATTGTTCTTGTTTTATGCGCACCTTCCGGCACTGGTAAAACTACTTTGTCAAAGCGCTTACTCAAAGAATTTCCTCGATTTTCGTTTTCTATTTCATACACAACCCGTCAGCCACGTAAGGGCGAAGTTCACGGCAAAGACTACTACTTCATATCTGAAGAAGAGTTTTGCGAAAAACGTGATGCTGGTTACTTTGCAGAATGGGCTGAAGTGCATGGCAAGTTCTACGGCACGCCTAAAGAGGCTACGCTGGACATGCTGCAACAGGGTAACGATATTATTTTTGATATAGATGTACAGGGAGCCAGCCAGCTTTACGGTAACTTAAAGCAGGGTTGTTATGTGTTTCTCCTACCACCTTCCCGTGATGAACTTGAAAAGCGTTTACGTGGTCGTGGAACCGACGACGAGCAAACCATTATGAACCGTATTGCGAACGCTCAAAAAGAGCTGGAGCAGGCACATTGGTTTAACGCTTGGATTGTTAATGACAATCTGGATAAAGCTTACGATCAGCTTCGCAGTGCATATATTGCTGCGACACTGTCTCCGCAAAGCTCTCCGGATCTTGTAAGTTACATTATGGAAGATTGGAGTTAG
- a CDS encoding Smr/MutS family protein: MDNNPFKNLNKKNFPDPNAPKTKQPKQKKASGSDKDLFSAPDEDDDLFSQAMVSVSSLGGGQGKVKKRTHSGDASMRMDEVKGFEKVSKKKDKKQAAKERSKQAVGSAKPKVEIPEEDAFAAAMMGVSGLSSKGREVVPDAKADAKKGSATDDSKKALQDLLESEIEFVLEYTDEYVQGHVQGFDPIMMGKLRAGQFSPEGHLDMHGMVAPEAHEAMVHFLRAAYNKGKHTVLLIPGRGKNSPEGYAVLRERIQEWLTREPFKRVVLAFCTAQNKDGGAGALYVLLRKFKKSRGKIQWQRNDVTIDY, from the coding sequence ATGGATAATAATCCTTTTAAGAATCTGAATAAAAAGAATTTTCCTGACCCGAATGCTCCTAAAACAAAACAACCTAAGCAGAAGAAAGCTTCTGGTTCGGATAAAGATTTGTTTTCTGCACCTGACGAGGATGATGACTTGTTTTCTCAGGCTATGGTGAGTGTGTCTTCTCTTGGAGGCGGGCAGGGGAAAGTGAAAAAGCGTACCCATTCAGGTGATGCTTCTATGCGCATGGATGAAGTGAAAGGCTTTGAAAAAGTGTCGAAGAAAAAAGATAAGAAACAGGCTGCAAAAGAGCGCTCCAAACAGGCGGTCGGATCTGCAAAGCCTAAGGTAGAGATTCCTGAAGAAGATGCATTCGCTGCTGCAATGATGGGTGTGAGCGGCCTGAGTAGCAAAGGCAGGGAAGTTGTTCCTGATGCGAAAGCGGATGCAAAGAAAGGTTCTGCGACTGATGATTCAAAAAAAGCATTACAGGATTTATTAGAGAGCGAAATTGAATTCGTACTCGAATATACAGATGAGTATGTTCAGGGACACGTGCAGGGTTTTGATCCTATTATGATGGGCAAATTGCGTGCAGGACAGTTTAGTCCGGAAGGGCATCTTGATATGCACGGTATGGTTGCGCCGGAAGCCCATGAGGCTATGGTGCATTTTCTTCGTGCTGCTTATAATAAAGGAAAGCACACTGTCTTGTTGATCCCCGGCCGAGGTAAGAACTCTCCTGAAGGATACGCAGTACTCCGCGAGCGTATTCAGGAATGGCTTACAAGAGAGCCGTTCAAGCGTGTTGTGCTAGCCTTTTGTACTGCGCAGAATAAAGATGGCGGCGCAGGTGCGCTGTATGTCTTATTAAGAAAATTTAAGAAGAGTCGTGGAAAAATTCAGTGGCAGCGAAACGATGTGACAATTGATTATTAG
- a CDS encoding diguanylate cyclase domain-containing protein: protein MGRISPSTFVGKSRPALFFIIATCCAIIYHFAVNQWFSDNSVAHFFLPLLVGSIIFIFSFYLIRQKDKFQDTATTTSEKLSAAQAESLQLRMRLVDVERKSLATRRELQGLRLERCHAHPETSKFETTFHATPDPMLLADMESGLVTDVNESFLHLLDHNWQDVYNNAVSAIFTWASVKDAKRFANALLTGKPVNNLQAVSERKSGKKFFALVSMRSVSISGKRTAIIAVRDYSDLHAAQHEIRLYSKALEQSPAGTAILSIDGCVEYVNTRFTQITGYTADELHGNQVPFLETLSNSTHFSWKTLTNTPEWRDDIFTIRKDNTKCWLSLSISPVLEHDALARYVLILEDITDKKEQERRIQHMALHDGLTGVANRRQFKMQLSHSIELQHRSQVPFSVVFIDLNDFKEINDTRGHDFGDEVLKKVAKRLKHILREVDLVARPGGDEFLLLLSGIHSVEDLQTTLLRIAYHIARQMEFNDATTTSMTAAMGVAMCPEHATNADELLSKADHAMYACKRTPNSPYVIWDPTIDMEQQAS from the coding sequence ATGGGCAGAATCTCGCCGTCTACTTTTGTAGGGAAAAGTAGACCGGCTCTCTTTTTCATTATCGCCACCTGCTGCGCGATTATATATCACTTTGCCGTTAACCAATGGTTCTCGGACAATTCTGTTGCGCACTTTTTTCTTCCGCTGCTGGTCGGCAGCATTATCTTCATTTTCAGCTTTTATCTCATCCGTCAAAAAGACAAGTTTCAAGACACTGCAACGACAACGTCTGAAAAACTTTCTGCTGCTCAAGCAGAAAGTCTGCAACTGCGTATGCGATTAGTGGATGTGGAACGAAAATCACTTGCTACACGTCGAGAGTTGCAAGGATTAAGACTGGAACGATGCCATGCGCATCCGGAAACCAGTAAGTTTGAAACTACATTTCATGCAACACCAGACCCTATGCTGCTTGCTGATATGGAGTCAGGTCTAGTCACAGATGTTAACGAAAGCTTTTTGCATTTGCTGGATCACAACTGGCAGGATGTCTACAATAATGCTGTCAGCGCTATTTTTACGTGGGCGAGTGTGAAGGATGCCAAGCGGTTTGCCAACGCCCTGCTTACAGGAAAACCGGTAAACAACTTACAGGCAGTTTCCGAACGCAAAAGTGGCAAAAAATTCTTCGCACTTGTTTCTATGCGCTCTGTATCTATTTCCGGCAAACGCACCGCCATCATTGCTGTTCGCGACTACTCTGACCTACATGCAGCCCAGCATGAGATTCGTCTCTATTCAAAAGCCTTGGAACAAAGTCCTGCCGGAACAGCGATCCTTTCTATTGATGGGTGCGTTGAATATGTGAATACCCGGTTCACACAAATCACCGGATACACGGCAGACGAGTTGCACGGAAACCAAGTTCCTTTCCTGGAAACTCTGTCTAACAGCACCCATTTTTCATGGAAGACTCTGACAAATACACCGGAATGGCGTGATGACATTTTCACAATACGCAAAGACAACACTAAATGCTGGCTTTCACTTTCCATCTCACCTGTACTCGAACATGATGCTCTTGCCCGTTACGTGCTGATTCTTGAAGATATTACAGACAAAAAGGAACAAGAACGCCGTATTCAGCATATGGCTCTGCACGACGGACTGACAGGAGTGGCAAACCGTCGCCAATTCAAAATGCAACTCTCCCATTCTATTGAACTGCAACACCGCAGTCAGGTTCCGTTCTCGGTCGTCTTTATTGATTTAAACGACTTTAAGGAGATTAACGATACGCGGGGACATGACTTTGGGGATGAAGTACTCAAGAAAGTAGCAAAGCGACTTAAGCACATATTACGAGAAGTTGATCTTGTGGCACGCCCAGGCGGAGATGAATTTTTACTTTTACTAAGCGGTATTCATTCTGTGGAAGATTTACAGACAACACTTCTTCGTATTGCCTACCACATTGCTCGACAAATGGAATTTAACGACGCAACCACAACAAGTATGACCGCAGCGATGGGGGTTGCCATGTGCCCTGAACACGCCACAAACGCGGACGAGCTTCTTTCTAAAGCAGATCATGCAATGTACGCATGCAAACGCACTCCCAACAGCCCGTATGTAATATGGGACCCGACGATCGATATGGAACAACAAGCGTCTTAA
- the recJ gene encoding single-stranded-DNA-specific exonuclease RecJ: protein MAKNWVQREGDSSPSELAGWAEELEISKTLIDILWLRGLHTPEDMQQYLSPGLKYLEPFNKWAGLEESAAVLAEALLAGKKMAVWGDYDVDGVTSSAVVTQLVKEHGFEIIQHIPNRMEEGYGLNEAWIERLAEDGVQLLLTVDCGITDFAPIAKARELGMTVVVSDHHLPAETLPDAHAVCNPKVGECPCPHLAGVGVAFFLMCALNVRLAASTGKRADVKELLDLVALGTIADVVSLSGQNRVLVKNGLLKIKEASRPGIAALKEVSGYAAGGTVEAGQVAFGLAPRINAAGRMGKADIALEMLLTDDYERSRQLARELDVMNEERKNEEERILDAAMEQAASQSDKMGLVLYGEDWHSGVIGIVASRVVEKFYKPTLILCSDGEKVKGSGRSISEFHLHAGLGRCKDLLLGYGGHKLAAGMSLEKENLEELRTRFNDVVIEAVGDKPLTATLKFDAPVGFNLAADFTLLKELELLQPFGMGNSEPVFKSPVLLLKSRRIFARKHLKLELLDLDSGITLHAKAWRMVDDIPPSMEGRKLRLAYSPRIDRYNGSASVDLKIKDWEFLP from the coding sequence TTGGCTAAAAATTGGGTACAGCGAGAAGGCGATAGCTCACCTTCCGAGTTAGCTGGGTGGGCTGAAGAGCTCGAAATTTCAAAAACGCTTATTGATATCCTCTGGCTTCGCGGATTGCATACTCCGGAAGATATGCAACAGTATCTTTCCCCGGGGCTTAAATATCTTGAGCCGTTTAATAAGTGGGCAGGATTGGAAGAAAGCGCTGCTGTACTTGCCGAAGCATTGCTTGCAGGCAAAAAAATGGCTGTGTGGGGTGATTATGATGTTGATGGTGTGACTTCTTCGGCAGTAGTAACCCAACTCGTTAAAGAACACGGTTTCGAGATCATACAGCATATTCCGAACCGCATGGAAGAAGGCTACGGCCTTAATGAGGCTTGGATTGAACGCCTTGCTGAAGACGGTGTTCAATTGCTGCTTACAGTCGACTGCGGTATTACAGATTTTGCTCCAATCGCAAAAGCTCGTGAGCTGGGCATGACTGTTGTTGTGTCAGATCATCACCTTCCCGCCGAAACTCTGCCGGATGCACATGCTGTTTGTAACCCGAAAGTTGGCGAATGCCCGTGTCCGCACCTTGCAGGTGTAGGCGTTGCCTTTTTCTTGATGTGCGCGTTGAACGTTCGGCTTGCCGCATCTACCGGTAAGCGTGCAGACGTGAAAGAGCTACTCGACTTGGTTGCTCTTGGAACCATTGCCGACGTAGTTAGCCTTTCCGGTCAAAACAGGGTGCTTGTAAAAAACGGCCTTCTTAAGATCAAAGAGGCTAGTCGCCCCGGTATTGCCGCGCTTAAAGAAGTTTCAGGCTATGCAGCGGGTGGAACCGTAGAAGCAGGTCAGGTTGCTTTTGGACTTGCACCGCGAATTAATGCTGCAGGTCGTATGGGCAAAGCAGATATTGCTCTTGAAATGCTGCTCACAGATGACTACGAACGTTCCCGTCAGCTTGCTCGTGAGCTGGATGTGATGAACGAAGAGCGCAAGAATGAAGAAGAGCGTATCCTTGATGCTGCAATGGAACAGGCTGCTTCACAGTCAGATAAGATGGGACTCGTTCTCTATGGTGAAGACTGGCACTCCGGTGTTATCGGCATTGTGGCTTCGCGTGTAGTAGAAAAATTTTATAAGCCTACGCTGATTTTATGTAGCGATGGCGAAAAAGTGAAAGGTTCTGGGCGTTCCATCAGCGAATTCCATCTGCATGCCGGTTTAGGACGTTGTAAAGATTTGCTGCTTGGATATGGCGGACATAAACTCGCTGCGGGTATGTCTTTGGAAAAAGAGAACCTTGAAGAATTACGTACTCGTTTTAATGATGTTGTTATTGAAGCCGTTGGTGATAAGCCGTTAACAGCGACGCTAAAATTTGATGCTCCAGTCGGCTTTAATCTCGCAGCAGATTTTACGTTGTTGAAAGAGCTTGAATTGCTGCAACCGTTCGGCATGGGAAACAGCGAACCAGTGTTCAAGTCTCCTGTTCTGTTGCTTAAATCACGCCGCATCTTTGCGCGTAAGCATCTCAAGCTTGAGTTGCTCGATTTGGATTCCGGTATTACGCTACACGCCAAAGCATGGAGAATGGTAGACGATATTCCACCATCCATGGAGGGAAGAAAGCTTAGACTTGCTTACTCTCCACGTATTGACCGGTACAATGGCAGTGCCAGCGTTGATTTGAAAATAAAAGACTGGGAATTTTTACCTTAG